The genomic DNA ttgacttttctgagaatttccgattttcctagatgtaggccgctcgttggtgttgcgttaccagcaagtctgtcagctcgctcatttcccttaacacctgcatgtcccgggcagtatgaccatgtgagttttttaatctaatgcctacatggtgggggggtaaataaacaaaaacggtcatacacgtaaaatgttaaatgttaaatgttacatgtttgtctgagtgtgtatgtgtgcgtgcctgaaatctgattgaacgagaCAGCGAACGAattatgagcgcccaatggcagccatcagtcggctctacccaggtaggcagcctgttgtgtaaatgaccccgtgtttgtaaagcgcttagagcttggtctccgaccgaggataggcgctatataagtatccatatgaaatcaaatcaaatagctAAGACGCTTATCTCCCACACGATGGCtgtgactgttgggatctgcatgacgctcgacacagacattacacagcggtttctctgactgaagactttgtttcgtgatgtccttcCGTGGACGTtgactgatggacttcttgaaagaagtgaacattttaaatcagatttgaaggttttaaagtatggaaggtttttaaactttgagtggaaagcttaaagcggtgactagtttttattggatttatatatatatattttttatttactcTTGACTTGAAGTaagtattaacgtggcgatagccttgggACTATGATGGcctcggcgaggctctaagcaccgtaATTTAATTTGAATTTGgatgtgagggtttgggttcgattctCCGGGTCGCTCCGTCTCTCAGTTTCTTCCATGTTTGATTCTGTGGAAGATCAAAGCACTGAGTGCCCAGTCTTCAGGGTGAGAATCAACTGACGTCAGTCCCGTGACGTGCAGCAAGCACtggacgcactgaaaaagaaccccacTAGTGGCATCAAAAGGGTTAGCCGACAAAACTCTCCGTGTTGAAGAGATCTACTCCGATACTGTGATAGGCGGGGTACACAACAATGTATGTAGGCATGTACTCAAAGCATGACTTGGCGCCACATTGAGTTATACAGCTGGTCAGGCAATTGCCATGCACTGAGATGGTGTgcaatgggttttgttgttgtttttttttggtccgaacgcagggacACCCCCCTTGAAAAACCGAACAAACGAAAACTGAAATATCATCAGCTGAGCCGCCAAAGGCATCAAGTTTTTGCTTTGAGATTGATTCAGTCGAATTATTCACCAGTGTACACCGGCGAGTCTTTGAGAGCAGTCAGTGGTCAAGTCCTGATGTGAACGTCGTGGGTTGTCCCTTCGTGGATTGCCTAATTAGGGGAGGAAGTATAATTACTGTTAATTGCCTCTTTTCCTCCATAGGATTGCTTCCGGGGTCTGGAGCGTGCCATGCAATCATGTATAGCTCGTCTCGGTATGTCGACTATCACTATAGTCAAAACAAAAGCTGGCGAACTCTCCACTGACAGAGCGATACAGCTATCATTTGATTACTAATACCGTAGTACAAAGGTAGCTCAGCACCTCGGTTAACATTCTCCAATCGGTGGAGAAGTTCAGTTGCTATGGGTGTAGCATCTCTTAACAATTTCCCCACTTTATTCTAGCGTTTAAGGCCGGTCTAAAGCCTTTCTTTTCCAAGGACAAATTTCCAAGCTGTATgccttattttattctatttgtttatttatttatttctttttttaccgGATTCGAAGAAACAACAAGGTTTGGATAGATTCGTTGTACTGATTATATTTGCAACACCAAGTGAGCCCTCCTGACTACTGGTGCCATCTCGATTTCTGGCtctcttttctgttctattcttcttTCGTTAGCTGAGGTTAGCtgagacagattggaagaagaggccatgtctaaaatcttaatccttcatgaattctctctgttgctgtatgtctgtcttcagttgtctctctctctttctttctttcccgatgtgtgtgtgtgtgtgtgtgtgtgtgtgtgtgtgtgtgtgtgtgtgtgtgtgcgtgtgttcaagtgtgtgtgtgtgtgtgtgtgtgtgtgtgtgtgtgtgtgtgtgtgtgtgtgtgtaggtgtgtgtgtgtgtgtgtgtgtgtgtgtgtgcgtgcgtgcgtgcgtgtgttcatgtatgtgtgtgtgtatgtgttcatgtgtgtgtgtgtgtgtgtgtgtgtgtgtgtgtgttacaggatgTCAGTGCTCACGCAGACTTCAACACAAAACAGGTTTCAGCACACAGTTTCACCATTCATGTTGTGTTTTACTCGGATTGATGCATAAAAACGAAAACACTCAAGAACCATTCCCTTTTGTAGCAGCGCAATGCCATAAGTGTAGGTGTATCCAAGCAAAGACAGTAAATCAATGaacgaaatgaacaaacaaacacaaaacaaacaaaacaacaacaacaacaacaaaggaaatcaatcagatatataaacaaaaatagaTTAACAAATAtcttataaacagacagacagacagataggtagatactGAGAAAGACatatgaacagacagaaagatagatgatGAACAGactcatagacagacaggcagatagacagaaagatagatgatgaatagactcagagacagacaggcagatagacagaaagatagatgaacagatacagatgaacaaacagacagatgaataaagatgttaatattataaataaaataagtaagTAACTTGGATAACTGtacgaattaatgaatgaatggatggataaataaataaataaataaataaataaataaataaataataactaagaaaccccccccaaacccccaaacaaacaggaaacaaaacaaaacaaaaaaaagcacgatcacctcaaccatctatcaatcaatcacctCAACGatctatcagtcagtcaatcgatCACCGAGTCAGTCAGCCAGATCCGTCAACCAGGTCGTGGCAGTCCTGATACTTCTGGGCACAATGCcgcctcacctccaccacctcaccctctctctcccctcctacaTGTTTCGATAAATCTACAACCCCCTGTCGCTGGACCCACGTCCATTACTATTTCAACCACTCCACCCTCAACATCTCCTCCAAACCGGGCCGCCTCTCAGTACCCCTTGCGCCATCGGAgatcctccttcctccctcttgtTCACCTTGACCTCGGacatgaccttgaccctgaccctgacctcgGTTTTTACTCGACCTCTGACCGCCGCCGGAGAGAGACTTCGCGGGGAAGTGTCTGCCATGAAGGTTTGTGTCCACTTCAGTGTTGGTGGCAGTGGAGCGAGTCAGCTGTCTTTGCCGTACATCAGTGACTTTGATCCGACGGGGAGAGTTTGCAGCCTGAGGGAGGTAATTCGACCGCCTGTCCAAGTTGTTGAGGGAACTGGGCTCACCGGGCTGGTAACCAACTACCTTCTCGTCGCCCAAACTAACCGCCACACCTACTGAGGTCGAGGCTTGAGGCTGGGAATCACTGACACTGCCAtggtcaccaccttcaccaccaccaccacgagagTCAGAGAAACCGTCCGCTGCAGGAACACTAACTCCTCCCAGGATCCCGGGAAAGTGAACGGCGTTGGGAGATGcgggttgcttcccttggaccgtGGCGGAGGTTGAGACGTTGGGggaattattattgttgttgctgtgctgcctGGAGCCTGGGTTCAGCTCTGGGTTCTGAAGTTAACAGAGTAGATAAATTTATAATAAATAAGCagtagatgaatatatatatatatatatatatatatatatataatatatatatatacacacaagcaatTAGACGAGTGGATAACTGATGAAATAAATAGAAATGAAATGTGTGTACagaaaaataagtaaacaaataaatctaTCAATAGAAGAATtgaaaaataaacaagcaaataaacaaactacAAATGAATAAACCACATATGAAgagaataaatggatgaataagttaatgaatgaataaagaaacaaagaaacagataagtcaatagataaataaatagataaataaataaataaataaatgtgcgaaaacaaagaaaagttaaggttggagatttttctgatctcccaggtcaacataatatgctGACCTGCTAGGACGTGAACTCCCatcgtgtgtgcacgcacgcagaagatcgaatacgcacgttaaagatcctgtaatccatgccagcttCAAGTTATGgttggttatagaaacaagagttaacatacccagcttgcacatccacgaaaacggagtatgggtgcctgtATGGCGGGGGTAAATGATAAGCAAacggtaacagagtaacaaagtttcatgtctgtgtgagagcgtgtgcaCATGACTGAAAACCCGACAGAgggacacgggaaacgaatgacgagcgcccaaagggGGGCTGTCAATGCTGGGCTCTGCCAAGGTAGACAGCCTCTTGTGCACACTGACATGACTgtatatgtaaagcgcttagagcttggtctctgaccgaggataggtatcCATATACCATCATCAATATTCTGAAGCAAACAGGTGcatgtatgataaaaaaaaaagaaaaaaagaagaagaaagaaacagaaataaacagaaacaagcaaataagaagcaaacgaacaaaaacctatgtcagaaagaaagaaatgcacacTATTTGTTCTTCCTGATCACTGGAATGACAGAGAACATGACCAGGTTGGGGACTGAGGTTGAAACAACGGAAGGAGAGAATGGCCGAGACCCAGTCTTCCTGGCTAGGCCGTAGTACCCAGGctgtgcacagtttcagtttcagtgagtttcaatagctcaaagaggcgtcactgcgttcggacaaatccatatacgctacaccacatctgccaagcagatgcctgaccagcctgagccggtaacccaacgcgcttagtcaggccttgagaaaaaaaaaaaaaaaaaagaagaaagaagaaggatggACACCAGTGTGGAAAGggtatcgtcttcttcttctgcgttcgtgggctgcaactcccacgttcactcgtatattatacacgagtgggctttttacgtgtatgaccgtttttaccccgccatgtaggcagccatactcagctttgGGGCTGTGCACAGCGCCTGGTTATGGATTCACTGTTCCCCCAGGGCCGTGAAAGGCTGCACAGGATctttaaattttatatatatatataaaattttcatgtttttttttttttctcaggaaaTTACTTcccctgctgttgctgctattattattattacctttgtCGTCATCGTCGGTATCTAGTCAGTTCACCTACCTGATTATTATGGTATTGATCCCGATGTGAATGAATTGATCTGTAAGTGCCACGAATCGTTCAATCCCTCTTTTTGGGGGGTTCAAGGAAACGTACATGTTTCACAGCGATGACTTGTGTGTTCACCCTGTCTGGAGAATTGTCCCTGTACCCCctaccttctcctctcccccctcctccccccctcacccccgacccacccccttTACACGGGCAACATGACATGGTCAATCAAATGTTCCAGTTCGAGTTCACCTACCTGATCCAGTCCCACATCCGCGTCATCAgcgtccacctccacctccacctcccgcccCTCCTCCGGACCCCGGCGTTGGAGAGCCCCTCCACTTGCCAGCCTGAGCCCCGACCTTCCTGGGTTCCCCGCCAACCCTTGGGCTCTGGGGCTCCCCGCGGCGTCAGGGTTCCCCGCCAACCGCTGCGGGATGACGGGGTTCCCATCTTGGTTGATGACTCCACCTGCACCGGCCCCGGCGTTGAAGGCTCCAACGATGAACACGTTGGGGTTCTGGTTGGGGTTCGGTCCTGCGGGGTTCCCTTGCCCTGGGTTGCCAGGGTTGTTCACGAGGACTTCTGGGTCTATCTGGACGTTGGTTTGGCCTGGGTTGCCAGGGTTGTTGACCAGGATATCGGGGTCTATCTGGACGTTGGGTTGGCCTGGGTTGCCAGGGTTGTTGACGAGGATAGCGGGGTCTATCTGGACGTTGGGTTGGCCTGGGTTGCCAGGGTTGTTGACGAGGATAGCGGGGTCTATCTGGACGTTGGGTTGGCCAGGGTTGCCAGGGATGTTCACGAGGACAGCGGGGTCTATctggttgggttgtgctgggttaACAGGATTGGCGGACGGGTTCACCAGCACGGCCTGGTTGCCTGGGGCCGGGGCCTGAAAGATGGCCACATAGCGGAGAAGACGGAGTTGATTAACCACTACACTGCTGAGCCTTGCTGAAAGGATGGAAACCAGTGTGGAAAGggtatcgtcttcttcttctgcgttcgtgggctgcaactcccacgttcactcgtatgtacacgagtgggctttttacgtgtatgaccgtttttaccccagtcatactccgctttcgggggtgtgcatgctgggtatgttcttgtttccataacccaccgatcgctgaaatggattacaggatctttaacgtgcgcgtttgatcttctgcttgcgtatatacacgaagggagttcaggcacaagcaggtctgcaacatatgttgacctgggagatcgggaaaactctccacgctttacccaccaggcgccgtcaccgatagCATGGGTATGAAACTCCGAGAACTATATGTGTATTTTAAAGtggtttgattgattttttttttattgattttttgtttgtgctGAACTTCTATTTTTTGGCGCTCACAACCCTTTTTTTCAGTCACTtgtgacattagaacaatacttggtccgtaatgaatttgataatagtctgagagctaaactcagaattggtctgcgaatcggaccaaagtctgagaaagtcaactgacgaggttttagacttgaattcaagcacctataaaagtctctctctgagaacgttgatgtttgttttttt from Babylonia areolata isolate BAREFJ2019XMU chromosome 11, ASM4173473v1, whole genome shotgun sequence includes the following:
- the LOC143287325 gene encoding uncharacterized protein LOC143287325, translating into MASCPSVFNVVWVVVIVLQLLPEDAMAYTCSSPSSSSSSSSSSSGGWWKEPNWNDDSCQSYYECQDYSGSLEHCSHGYQFHYEHKECMKDEDVFCKWQREYYSSHSSSSSSSSSSWSSSSSSSSWSSSSSSHGPSSKSCHEEHGREPDYEAEHCQTYYECQHHHGSLRHCPHGHQFDWHHKQCYHDKDVHCQEQRHSHHDYDDYHGHSHDSEHDDYSSDDLSWMYPLLAASNGQAGAAAAAAAAAAAAAAGGGGLAGLGGGGLGGALGGLVGGNLQMGGGRGQGLQGDAGRGAPAPGNQAVLVNPSANPVNPAQPNQIDPAVLVNIPGNPGQPNVQIDPAILVNNPGNPGQPNVQIDPAILVNNPGNPGQPNVQIDPDILVNNPGNPGQTNVQIDPEVLVNNPGNPGQGNPAGPNPNQNPNVFIVGAFNAGAGAGGVINQDGNPVIPQRLAGNPDAAGSPRAQGLAGNPGRSGLRLASGGALQRRGPEEGREVEVEVDADDADVGLDQNPELNPGSRQHSNNNNNSPNVSTSATVQGKQPASPNAVHFPGILGGVSVPAADGFSDSRGGGGEGGDHGSVSDSQPQASTSVGVAVSLGDEKVVGYQPGEPSSLNNLDRRSNYLPQAANSPRRIKVTDVRQRQLTRSTATNTEVDTNLHGRHFPAKSLSGGGQRSSKNRGQGQGQGHVRGQGEQEGGRRISDGARGTERRPGLEEMLRVEWLK